The following proteins are co-located in the Paenibacillus sp. JNUCC32 genome:
- the panB gene encoding 3-methyl-2-oxobutanoate hydroxymethyltransferase — MAGKQPLNIVKLKNMKKKGVPITMLTAYDYPSAKLAEEADIDMILVGDSLGNVVLGYNSTIPVTLDDMVYHTRAVARGAEDTFIVADMPFMTYHGGIDESLRGVRRLMQEGHAHAVKMEGGEEIADTVKRIVQSGVPVLGHIGLTPQSVNQIGGYRIQGKDAQDAQRLMNDAKALEAAGAFAIVLELVTEEAAADISKALSIPTIGIGAGRYCDGQVLVFHDILKYASPYRDKRFVKTYADVGSVIREGITQYVKEVKDRAFPAEEHVFKTENNAGSETTTALYGSQKEKVGTTS; from the coding sequence ATGGCAGGCAAACAACCACTGAACATCGTGAAATTGAAGAACATGAAGAAGAAGGGCGTACCGATCACGATGCTGACCGCGTACGATTATCCTTCCGCCAAGCTGGCGGAAGAAGCGGATATTGATATGATACTGGTGGGCGATTCCCTCGGCAATGTCGTGCTGGGTTATAACTCCACGATTCCCGTTACGCTGGACGACATGGTGTACCATACGCGCGCCGTCGCTCGCGGAGCCGAGGATACGTTCATCGTAGCGGATATGCCGTTCATGACTTATCATGGAGGCATCGATGAAAGCTTGCGCGGCGTGCGGCGATTGATGCAGGAAGGTCATGCGCATGCCGTAAAAATGGAGGGCGGCGAAGAAATCGCCGATACCGTAAAACGGATCGTACAATCCGGAGTCCCGGTGCTGGGCCATATCGGGCTGACGCCTCAGTCGGTAAACCAGATCGGCGGATACCGGATTCAAGGCAAGGATGCCCAAGACGCGCAGCGGCTCATGAACGATGCGAAGGCGCTTGAAGCGGCCGGCGCATTTGCTATCGTGTTGGAGCTGGTTACGGAAGAAGCGGCTGCTGACATATCCAAAGCGCTGAGCATCCCGACCATTGGCATCGGCGCCGGTCGTTATTGTGACGGCCAAGTGCTGGTATTCCATGATATATTGAAATACGCGTCCCCTTATCGGGACAAACGCTTCGTGAAAACCTACGCCGATGTCGGCTCCGTTATCCGCGAGGGTATCACGCAGTATGTGAAGGAAGTGAAGGACCGCGCATTCCCGGCCGAGGAGCATGTGTTCAAGACGGAGAACAATGCCGGTTCCGAAACGACAACGGCATTATATGGAAGCCAAAAGGAAAAGGTGGGCACGACATCATGA
- a CDS encoding biotin--[acetyl-CoA-carboxylase] ligase → MKDHDQDNALLKMFQENAGQFLSGEEISRKLSISRTAVWKQINKLRNAGYDFEAVPRLGYRMLDEPDRLSGDQLTAGMTSRYFGKSIKLLDKTTSTQEDARQLAEEGAAEGTLVISEEQTGGRGRMGRKFHSPRGKGIWMSLVLRPKQPLHLTQQLTLLTGVAVCRAIAKSAGVQTDIKWPNDILYQGKKVCGILLESATEDERVRYCIAGIGISANLKEADFPEELRNVATSIRIAGGKTVNRTSLIQSIMSEMEVLYELYNEQGFEPVASLWEALSGTVGREVQVQTARDRFSGIATGLNQDGALLVRNQHDELVPVYSGDILFNTR, encoded by the coding sequence ATGAAGGATCATGATCAAGACAACGCACTTCTGAAAATGTTCCAGGAGAATGCCGGTCAGTTTCTGTCCGGGGAAGAGATTAGCCGAAAATTGTCCATCAGCCGGACGGCCGTATGGAAGCAGATCAATAAGCTTCGGAATGCAGGGTATGATTTCGAGGCCGTTCCGCGGCTTGGCTACCGCATGTTGGACGAGCCGGACCGACTGAGCGGGGATCAACTGACAGCGGGCATGACCAGTCGGTACTTCGGCAAATCGATCAAGCTGCTGGACAAAACGACGTCAACTCAGGAGGATGCCCGGCAGTTGGCGGAAGAAGGGGCAGCCGAAGGCACGCTTGTCATCTCGGAAGAGCAGACGGGCGGCCGGGGCAGAATGGGAAGGAAATTTCATTCCCCGAGAGGCAAAGGCATATGGATGAGCCTGGTGCTCAGGCCGAAGCAGCCGCTGCATCTAACCCAGCAGCTTACCTTATTGACAGGCGTGGCGGTATGCCGCGCCATCGCTAAATCCGCCGGCGTGCAAACCGACATCAAATGGCCGAACGATATTCTGTATCAGGGCAAAAAGGTTTGCGGCATTCTGCTGGAGTCCGCAACCGAAGATGAAAGAGTACGTTACTGCATTGCCGGCATCGGAATCAGCGCGAATCTGAAAGAAGCGGATTTTCCGGAGGAATTGCGGAACGTTGCGACGTCGATTCGGATCGCCGGCGGGAAAACCGTCAACCGGACATCGCTGATCCAGTCCATCATGTCGGAGATGGAGGTTTTATACGAATTGTACAACGAGCAGGGCTTCGAGCCCGTAGCCTCGCTCTGGGAAGCTTTATCCGGAACGGTGGGCCGCGAGGTTCAAGTACAGACGGCCCGTGACCGTTTTAGCGGGATTGCGACGGGACTCAACCAGGACGGCGCTCTGCTGGTCCGCAACCAGCATGATGAACTCGTTCCCGTGTATTCGGGCGATATTCTTTTTAATACCAGGTAA
- a CDS encoding CCA tRNA nucleotidyltransferase, with protein sequence MADMYNSIRWRNADPDMAERSADVIRTLLRHGHEAYWVGGCVRDEYMGRRVSDMDITTSALPEVTCSVFPKVIPTGIKHGTVTVLMEGQSFEVTTYRVESGYEDHRHPTEVAFVGEVKEDLRRRDFTMNAMARGIDGSWVDPFGGREDIDRKVIRCVGDARVRFREDALRMVRCIRFASVFGFSIALRTWRGILSERDTLGWIAMERIRSEFEKILAGPSPLRGLEMFVRSGLHSRMKAPFPYTTHDRKTIEAMERIEPDHATIRWSLLLLGCGITAQQAEELLRSWTFSNKQRESIVKLLSLHESYLQQPNAGDAESSRLKWISLVLAYGVEAAQGWLEMQTALHHAGASSAPLTFIRQLDVWLQDLRIRSLKDLAITGSELLETLGRRGGPWLGELLGLLLGKAAAGLINNDKESLIEEAKRVVIHNEGS encoded by the coding sequence ATGGCAGATATGTATAATTCGATTCGATGGCGCAACGCGGACCCCGACATGGCCGAGCGGAGTGCGGATGTGATCCGCACTCTGCTTCGGCATGGACATGAAGCGTATTGGGTCGGAGGCTGTGTCCGTGATGAATACATGGGGCGCAGGGTCAGCGACATGGATATTACCACCTCGGCCTTGCCGGAAGTCACCTGTTCCGTCTTCCCCAAAGTAATTCCAACTGGAATCAAGCACGGAACCGTGACGGTGCTGATGGAAGGCCAGTCTTTTGAAGTGACGACATATCGGGTGGAGAGCGGTTATGAGGACCATCGTCATCCGACGGAGGTCGCTTTCGTCGGGGAAGTGAAGGAAGATTTGAGGCGTCGCGACTTCACCATGAACGCAATGGCCAGAGGAATTGACGGTTCCTGGGTTGACCCCTTCGGCGGACGAGAGGATATTGACCGGAAGGTGATTCGCTGCGTGGGCGATGCCCGTGTTCGTTTTCGCGAAGATGCCCTGCGCATGGTGCGCTGCATCCGTTTTGCCTCCGTGTTCGGTTTCTCCATCGCACTCCGTACATGGAGAGGGATCCTCTCGGAGAGAGACACCTTAGGATGGATTGCGATGGAACGCATCCGCAGCGAATTCGAGAAAATTCTGGCTGGGCCGTCCCCGCTGCGCGGATTGGAGATGTTTGTCCGGAGCGGACTGCATTCCCGGATGAAAGCGCCCTTTCCCTATACCACGCATGATAGGAAGACGATCGAAGCCATGGAGCGGATTGAACCGGACCATGCGACGATCCGTTGGTCCTTGCTCCTGCTCGGATGCGGCATTACAGCTCAGCAAGCAGAGGAGCTGCTGCGATCATGGACCTTCTCCAATAAGCAGCGTGAATCCATCGTGAAACTGCTCTCGCTGCATGAATCCTATCTGCAGCAACCGAATGCGGGCGATGCCGAAAGCAGCAGGCTTAAGTGGATCAGTCTAGTCCTTGCCTACGGGGTCGAGGCAGCCCAAGGATGGCTGGAAATGCAAACGGCTTTGCATCACGCGGGAGCGTCTTCTGCTCCGCTGACCTTCATCCGGCAGCTTGACGTGTGGCTGCAGGATCTCCGGATCCGCAGCTTGAAGGATTTGGCCATCACCGGCAGCGAATTGCTTGAGACGCTGGGCAGACGCGGAGGCCCATGGCTTGGGGAACTTCTTGGGCTGCTGCTGGGGAAAGCGGCGGCAGGTTTGATTAACAACGATAAGGAATCGTTGATTGAAGAAGCAAAGCGGGTGGTAATTCATAATGAAGGATCATGA
- the bshA gene encoding N-acetyl-alpha-D-glucosaminyl L-malate synthase BshA, whose amino-acid sequence MNQQPLKIGITCYPSLGGSGVVATELGKLLAEQGHQVHFIAHSIPFRLGTFHKNIFYHEVEVNDYYVFRYPPYDLSLATKMAQVAKMQQLDVLHVHYAVPHAVCAFLAKQMVGDQLKVVTTLHGTDITVLAQDESLKDLIRLAINESDAVTAVSQDLIRETRELLDISRDIDLTYNFVDPRVYYPRDSRSLRNDYADPNEKIMMHISNFRPVKRVGDVLEIFAQVQEQIPAKLLLVGEGPELPKIQCRINELGLGSKVHFLGKQDEIAHVISMADVLLLPSEKESFGLVALEAMACGVPTVGSTAGGIPELVTHGETGYLAPIGDTHSMAQHVLEICKDEALSERLRKACLQRSKTMFCNELIRGKYEEIYYRVLGREVSELKPVCG is encoded by the coding sequence ATGAATCAACAACCATTAAAAATCGGCATTACCTGTTACCCATCGCTCGGCGGGTCAGGAGTCGTGGCGACCGAGCTGGGCAAACTCCTCGCGGAGCAAGGCCACCAGGTTCATTTTATCGCGCACAGCATTCCGTTCCGATTAGGAACTTTCCATAAAAATATTTTTTATCATGAAGTTGAAGTAAACGACTATTATGTGTTTCGTTATCCCCCATATGACCTTTCGCTGGCAACCAAAATGGCTCAGGTGGCAAAAATGCAGCAGCTTGACGTGCTTCATGTGCACTATGCCGTGCCGCATGCCGTATGTGCCTTCTTGGCCAAGCAGATGGTCGGAGATCAGCTGAAAGTCGTTACGACGCTCCACGGAACCGATATTACGGTGCTGGCGCAGGACGAGTCGCTGAAGGATTTGATCCGGCTTGCCATTAATGAAAGTGATGCCGTTACCGCCGTTTCTCAGGATCTTATTCGTGAGACGCGGGAGCTGCTGGATATAAGCCGTGACATCGACCTTACCTATAATTTCGTGGATCCGCGGGTGTATTATCCGCGTGATTCGAGATCGCTGCGTAATGATTATGCCGATCCGAACGAAAAAATCATGATGCATATTTCCAACTTCCGTCCCGTGAAACGGGTAGGCGACGTATTGGAAATATTCGCCCAGGTGCAGGAGCAGATACCCGCTAAACTGCTGTTAGTCGGGGAAGGGCCAGAGCTTCCGAAGATCCAATGCCGGATCAATGAGCTGGGGCTTGGCAGCAAGGTGCATTTTCTCGGCAAACAAGACGAGATTGCCCATGTGATCTCGATGGCGGACGTGCTTCTGCTCCCATCCGAGAAAGAAAGCTTTGGCCTGGTCGCCCTGGAAGCAATGGCGTGCGGAGTGCCAACGGTCGGATCCACGGCAGGCGGCATTCCCGAGCTGGTTACCCATGGGGAAACCGGGTATCTGGCTCCAATCGGAGACACGCATTCGATGGCTCAGCACGTGCTTGAAATATGTAAGGATGAAGCCCTTAGCGAACGGCTGCGCAAGGCATGCCTGCAGCGCTCCAAAACGATGTTCTGCAATGAATTGATACGGGGCAAGTACGAGGAAATCTATTACCGAGTATTGGGACGGGAGGTTAGCGAGCTGAAGCCGGTTTGCGGCTAA
- the bshB1 gene encoding bacillithiol biosynthesis deacetylase BshB1 gives MNTKLDILIFGAHADDAEIGMAGTIAKHTAAGLSVGICDLTQAEMSSNGTVDLRKQEAERAAGILDLKVRTNLGLPDRGLFVTLEHIERVTAEIRKFSPSIVFAPYWEDRHPDHVACSRLVEEAVFNAKLRRYMPEQPPVKVDELYFYFINDIGRTDLVVDVTEHYGVKEQALSCYRSQFEKAEEDAVSTPLTEGYIERVRARDSLLGARRLIPYAEGFACKSPYVVHLFGPKQA, from the coding sequence ATGAACACCAAACTGGACATATTAATCTTCGGAGCACATGCAGACGATGCCGAGATCGGAATGGCAGGAACGATTGCAAAGCATACGGCAGCTGGGCTGTCGGTCGGGATCTGCGATCTCACGCAGGCGGAAATGTCGTCGAACGGCACCGTCGATCTTCGCAAGCAGGAGGCAGAGCGAGCTGCCGGTATTTTGGATCTCAAGGTCCGAACGAATCTGGGGCTGCCGGATCGCGGTTTGTTCGTGACGCTGGAGCATATTGAAAGGGTAACGGCCGAAATTCGCAAGTTTTCTCCTTCTATTGTATTTGCTCCCTACTGGGAGGATCGCCATCCGGACCATGTCGCTTGCAGCCGGTTGGTTGAGGAAGCGGTATTCAATGCCAAGCTTCGCCGATACATGCCCGAGCAGCCGCCGGTTAAGGTGGACGAGCTTTATTTTTATTTCATAAACGATATCGGAAGAACGGATTTGGTCGTTGACGTTACGGAGCATTACGGCGTTAAGGAGCAGGCCTTGTCTTGTTACCGTTCCCAGTTCGAGAAGGCTGAAGAAGATGCAGTCTCAACCCCGTTGACCGAGGGGTACATCGAGCGTGTGCGGGCCAGGGATTCACTGCTTGGAGCGCGCAGGCTTATTCCTTATGCAGAGGGCTTTGCTTGTAAAAGTCCGTATGTTGTTCATCTATTCGGCCCCAAGCAGGCATAA
- the mgsA gene encoding methylglyoxal synthase — MNIAFIAHDRKKEEMVNFVIAYENVFEDHKLYSTGTTGTRIMEQTKLSIHRFASGPLGGDQQIGALVADNEMDLIIFLRDPLMAQPHEPDINALLRLCDVQGIPLATNVATAEILVKALDRGDFAWRELVHKYKPGVDS, encoded by the coding sequence ATGAATATTGCATTTATCGCGCATGACCGCAAAAAAGAGGAAATGGTCAATTTCGTTATCGCTTATGAAAATGTATTCGAAGATCATAAATTATACTCGACTGGAACGACGGGAACCCGGATTATGGAGCAAACCAAACTCAGCATTCACCGTTTTGCCTCGGGACCGCTGGGCGGCGATCAGCAGATCGGAGCTCTTGTGGCGGACAATGAGATGGACCTGATTATTTTTCTTCGGGATCCGTTGATGGCACAGCCTCATGAACCGGACATCAATGCACTCCTCCGTTTGTGCGACGTGCAGGGAATACCGCTTGCTACCAATGTGGCGACGGCTGAGATTCTCGTCAAGGCGCTGGACCGCGGCGATTTTGCATGGCGCGAACTCGTTCATAAATATAAACCGGGTGTGGATAGCTGA
- the dapB gene encoding 4-hydroxy-tetrahydrodipicolinate reductase encodes MANKWTVAVVGAGGRMGKEVVKLVLGDEELELVAAVGLSDAGADAGTLVGLPACGITVTSDLEMALVESKPDVMVDFTAPQFAYSNTALAIKHGVRPIMGTTGFTPEQIEELDKQCTEQNIGGLIAPNFSIGAILMMKFAAQAAKYLPHVEIIETHGDQKLDAPSGTSIKTAEMIAANREEIRQGNPKEEEVIEGARGGYYNGFRIHSVRLPGVFAQQEVIFGGYGQSLKIRHDSYERAAYMPGVKMAIEKVMGYTGLVYGFDHFID; translated from the coding sequence ATGGCAAACAAATGGACAGTTGCGGTCGTCGGTGCCGGCGGCCGTATGGGTAAAGAAGTAGTGAAGCTTGTATTGGGCGACGAGGAACTGGAACTGGTTGCTGCCGTCGGTTTGTCGGATGCGGGTGCCGATGCAGGAACGTTGGTAGGTCTGCCTGCTTGCGGCATTACGGTGACATCGGATCTGGAGATGGCGCTTGTCGAGTCCAAACCGGACGTCATGGTTGATTTTACGGCGCCTCAATTTGCATACAGCAATACGGCGTTGGCCATCAAGCACGGCGTTCGCCCGATCATGGGCACGACCGGCTTCACGCCGGAGCAAATCGAAGAGCTGGACAAGCAATGCACGGAACAGAACATTGGCGGTTTGATCGCGCCGAACTTTTCCATCGGAGCCATTCTGATGATGAAATTTGCAGCCCAGGCGGCCAAATATTTGCCTCACGTTGAAATTATCGAAACCCATGGCGACCAGAAGCTGGATGCTCCGTCCGGAACATCGATCAAAACAGCGGAAATGATTGCGGCGAACCGCGAGGAGATTCGTCAAGGCAATCCGAAGGAAGAGGAAGTCATTGAAGGGGCAAGGGGCGGGTATTACAACGGCTTCCGAATTCACAGCGTTCGTCTGCCGGGCGTTTTTGCCCAGCAGGAGGTCATTTTTGGCGGTTACGGTCAAAGCCTAAAGATCCGACATGATTCGTATGAACGTGCAGCTTATATGCCGGGCGTGAAAATGGCTATAGAGAAGGTAATGGGCTACACCGGATTGGTCTATGGATTTGATCATTTTATTGACTAA
- a CDS encoding tetratricopeptide repeat protein codes for MKPESYIQKAYRCILQNDFEEALRWFEQAIIANPGDAEVHYRCSITYGRSNKLEMAITHAEEAVRLQPDKPEYALHLQHIKAAELVQRARKMVENRKDVTKAELYQAVGHLKSAVAMDPLYAQAYVWLALVYSELDEHALAITTLKEVISLYPQESGLQHIMEELKQRLKSYMQDTASDGK; via the coding sequence GTGAAACCTGAAAGTTATATACAAAAAGCATATCGATGCATACTTCAAAATGATTTCGAAGAAGCGTTGCGTTGGTTTGAGCAAGCGATCATCGCGAATCCGGGAGATGCCGAAGTGCATTATCGGTGCTCCATTACCTACGGCAGAAGCAACAAGCTGGAGATGGCGATTACGCATGCGGAGGAAGCCGTCAGGCTGCAGCCGGACAAACCGGAATATGCTCTTCATTTACAGCATATCAAGGCTGCGGAGCTGGTGCAGCGAGCAAGAAAAATGGTGGAAAACCGCAAGGATGTGACCAAGGCTGAATTGTATCAAGCCGTTGGACATCTGAAATCCGCCGTAGCCATGGACCCTTTGTATGCTCAGGCTTATGTATGGCTTGCTCTTGTTTACAGTGAACTCGATGAGCATGCGCTCGCCATTACCACGCTTAAAGAGGTAATTTCGTTGTACCCGCAGGAGAGCGGGCTGCAGCATATTATGGAGGAACTCAAACAGCGCTTGAAATCATATATGCAGGATACAGCATCGGATGGAAAGTGA
- a CDS encoding nucleotide pyrophosphohydrolase encodes MGKSMAEMQQEVDRYISQFKEGYFSPLSMMARMSEEVGELAREVNHQFGEKPKKADEAENSIEMELGDILFITICFANSLGIDLAEAHDKVMHKFSTRDADRWTKINTD; translated from the coding sequence TTGGGAAAATCAATGGCTGAAATGCAGCAGGAAGTCGATCGATACATATCACAATTCAAGGAAGGTTATTTCAGTCCTTTATCCATGATGGCCCGAATGTCGGAAGAAGTGGGGGAACTCGCCCGAGAGGTTAATCATCAGTTCGGCGAGAAGCCGAAAAAAGCGGATGAAGCGGAAAATTCCATCGAAATGGAGCTCGGAGATATATTGTTTATTACGATCTGTTTTGCCAATTCCCTCGGCATCGATCTCGCGGAAGCGCATGATAAAGTGATGCATAAATTTTCTACGCGCGATGCCGATCGTTGGACGAAAATAAACACCGATTAG
- a CDS encoding YitT family protein, translating into MKTSKLLHQLQTIIPIIAGSAIYAFGLLYFIIPNELMEGGVTGITVLLNYAFNISPSISTMALNIPLFLVGMKILGKRQSVYTGLGIASLTLFLWLFELLIDRGYVVPFHTEHDYILAALYAGVTLGAGLGIVFRFGGTTGGSDIIARIINRKFGFSMGQIILSLDILIIGLSLFFIPLERILYTLVAVFIASKVIDFIQEGAYAAKAFTIISDRAPDIANRISTEMDRGVTLIPAIGAYSMQAKHMVYCVVSRQEIRRLTGIAKSLDPRAFIIINDVNDVHGEGFKEE; encoded by the coding sequence ATGAAAACGTCCAAGTTGCTCCATCAGCTGCAAACAATCATTCCGATCATCGCCGGTTCCGCCATATACGCATTCGGACTGCTGTATTTCATCATTCCGAATGAACTCATGGAGGGTGGGGTCACCGGCATTACCGTACTGCTAAATTACGCCTTTAACATATCGCCGTCCATTTCAACCATGGCATTGAATATCCCGCTGTTCCTGGTCGGAATGAAAATACTCGGCAAACGCCAGTCTGTCTATACAGGTCTCGGCATCGCTTCCTTAACCCTGTTTCTGTGGCTGTTCGAATTACTGATCGACCGCGGGTATGTCGTGCCTTTTCACACCGAGCATGATTATATTCTGGCTGCGCTTTATGCGGGGGTGACATTGGGGGCCGGGCTCGGCATCGTTTTCCGGTTCGGCGGGACGACTGGCGGCTCCGACATCATTGCCAGAATCATCAACCGGAAATTCGGCTTCAGCATGGGCCAAATCATTTTATCCCTCGATATTTTGATTATCGGTCTATCCTTATTCTTTATCCCGCTCGAGCGCATATTGTATACCCTGGTCGCCGTGTTCATCGCTTCCAAGGTGATCGATTTCATACAGGAAGGGGCTTATGCCGCCAAAGCCTTCACCATCATCAGTGACCGTGCGCCTGATATCGCAAATCGCATATCCACGGAAATGGATCGTGGGGTCACGCTGATCCCGGCTATCGGCGCCTACTCCATGCAAGCCAAGCATATGGTATACTGCGTCGTATCGAGGCAGGAAATTCGCCGCCTTACGGGAATCGCCAAATCCTTGGACCCTCGGGCTTTTATTATCATTAATGATGTCAATGACGTGCACGGGGAAGGTTTTAAAGAGGAATAG
- a CDS encoding sporulation protein YpjB: MLRIFPKLLLCLSALLLLVTAGWGNPIWASPAANGQSESSPAASIQAKALNKEVEQLYRHVEEGNVQAVLEDIRRVSGLFEASSFQGLTGVEGIHALAESILEMKEATARATQEPQHWMVSAGKLRMAADSLIHARDALWHQYYKVIREDLRVMGQYAQQHDQAGMRRAYDSLSEHYELIRPSVVIQRKPEDVNMMESWISYAGGLVASGDAAQVEKVVPQGEEMMNMLFGKKKDEPALAPLGEVKEPWTWQLVIAAFILAALTFAGYRKYRGQLYSAKPMFPRK, translated from the coding sequence ATGTTACGAATCTTTCCGAAGCTCCTTCTGTGCCTGTCCGCACTGCTTCTGCTGGTTACCGCAGGCTGGGGTAATCCCATATGGGCTAGCCCGGCGGCAAACGGACAGTCGGAGTCTTCGCCCGCTGCATCCATTCAGGCCAAAGCGCTGAACAAGGAGGTGGAGCAGTTATACCGCCATGTGGAGGAAGGCAATGTACAAGCCGTGTTAGAGGATATTCGCCGGGTATCCGGGCTGTTTGAGGCTTCCTCATTTCAAGGATTGACCGGCGTCGAGGGGATCCACGCGTTGGCTGAGAGCATTCTGGAGATGAAAGAAGCTACGGCACGGGCGACGCAGGAGCCCCAGCACTGGATGGTGTCCGCCGGCAAGCTCCGAATGGCAGCGGATAGCCTGATCCATGCCAGGGATGCGTTATGGCATCAATATTACAAGGTCATACGCGAAGACCTGAGAGTCATGGGACAGTATGCGCAGCAGCACGATCAGGCTGGCATGAGACGAGCCTACGACAGCCTGAGCGAGCATTATGAGCTCATCCGTCCTTCCGTTGTCATTCAGCGCAAGCCCGAGGATGTCAACATGATGGAATCCTGGATTTCCTATGCAGGGGGGCTGGTGGCATCCGGAGACGCGGCGCAAGTGGAGAAAGTGGTCCCGCAGGGCGAGGAAATGATGAATATGTTATTCGGCAAGAAAAAAGACGAGCCTGCGCTTGCTCCGCTGGGAGAGGTTAAAGAGCCATGGACTTGGCAGCTGGTCATAGCCGCTTTTATTTTGGCGGCATTAACGTTTGCAGGGTACCGCAAATACCGCGGCCAGCTGTACAGCGCAAAGCCGATGTTCCCCCGAAAGTAG
- a CDS encoding DUF1405 domain-containing protein produces MSISFLWSREFLSKRSILWLLLVCNVLGTIYGYIWYGAQMADTVEHGYIWQVVFVPDSPTASLFFSLALLLLLYPPRSLGGALFQQFIEALAVVTSVKYGIWAVVMIFAGQAQGDVLAWQDWMLVASHTAMAVEALLFVRLFHYRWTALTGAIAWTLLNDTVDYTYGVFPWLPGPLYDDLPAVQLFTYLLTLFSGFAGWIFMKYGNPKQR; encoded by the coding sequence TTGTCAATTTCGTTTTTATGGAGCCGGGAATTTCTAAGCAAGCGATCGATTCTCTGGCTGCTGCTCGTATGCAACGTACTTGGAACGATCTATGGATACATATGGTACGGCGCTCAAATGGCCGATACGGTGGAACATGGCTACATATGGCAGGTCGTATTCGTGCCGGACAGCCCGACGGCCAGTTTGTTTTTCAGTTTGGCGCTTTTGCTGCTTCTCTACCCGCCTCGGAGCCTCGGCGGCGCGTTGTTTCAGCAATTCATAGAGGCACTGGCAGTCGTCACATCCGTGAAGTATGGCATATGGGCCGTTGTTATGATATTTGCCGGACAAGCCCAAGGAGATGTGCTGGCATGGCAGGATTGGATGCTTGTCGCTTCGCACACGGCGATGGCAGTAGAAGCCTTGCTGTTCGTCCGATTGTTTCATTACCGCTGGACAGCCCTAACCGGGGCCATTGCCTGGACGCTGCTGAACGACACCGTCGATTATACATATGGCGTGTTTCCGTGGCTGCCCGGTCCGTTATATGATGACCTGCCAGCCGTCCAGCTGTTCACTTATCTATTGACGCTCTTCAGCGGTTTCGCCGGCTGGATCTTCATGAAATACGGGAATCCCAAGCAACGCTAG
- a CDS encoding menaquinol-cytochrome c reductase cytochrome b/c subunit, which translates to MAHGHKSDEKVVYVGDSRVKKGSGWVTPPDYTAYPGKSEAFIPNFLLKEWMVGVVVLVGFLVLTISEPAPLGYPADPGASVIPMPDWYFLFLYEYLKLPYASGDYVVLGTIGVSGVAFGSLLLVPFLDTGKERRFYKRPITSALMILSLFAVIYLTNAAWTHYQHELEATGQKPEHIQREEEAHEKRAAGLPTTSGKQPEDSIVAIVDKDNPAMETFKTATCISCHAADLKGASGPSLRGVGDTHTKEEIVAIIENGQGSMPAMKETALSAGVTEEQLDQLADWLASQKAEAAAE; encoded by the coding sequence ATGGCACATGGTCATAAATCTGATGAAAAAGTAGTTTATGTCGGCGATTCGCGTGTGAAAAAAGGCAGCGGTTGGGTTACGCCGCCGGATTACACCGCATATCCCGGCAAATCAGAAGCGTTCATTCCTAACTTCTTGTTGAAGGAATGGATGGTTGGTGTAGTTGTATTGGTCGGTTTCCTTGTTCTGACCATCTCGGAACCGGCACCGCTTGGTTATCCGGCGGATCCGGGGGCTTCGGTCATTCCGATGCCGGACTGGTACTTCCTGTTCCTGTATGAATATTTGAAGCTTCCGTACGCATCCGGTGATTATGTGGTACTCGGCACGATTGGCGTTTCCGGCGTGGCCTTTGGCTCATTGCTCCTGGTTCCGTTCCTGGATACAGGGAAAGAGCGGAGGTTCTACAAGAGACCTATCACTTCGGCGCTTATGATTCTGTCGTTGTTTGCCGTCATCTATCTGACCAATGCTGCATGGACGCATTATCAGCATGAACTGGAAGCTACAGGCCAGAAGCCGGAGCATATTCAGCGGGAAGAAGAAGCTCACGAGAAGCGTGCCGCTGGTCTGCCAACAACCAGCGGCAAGCAGCCTGAAGACAGCATCGTAGCGATTGTGGATAAGGATAATCCTGCAATGGAGACCTTTAAAACGGCTACTTGTATCTCCTGTCATGCTGCAGATTTGAAAGGGGCATCCGGACCGTCGCTGCGCGGCGTCGGTGACACCCATACAAAAGAAGAGATTGTGGCGATCATCGAAAATGGCCAAGGCAGCATGCCGGCTATGAAAGAAACGGCACTCTCTGCTGGAGTTACTGAAGAACAACTCGACCAGCTGGCGGATTGGCTCGCAAGCCAAAAAGCAGAAGCGGCTGCAGAGTAG